The genomic region TCTGCGCTCCACCTCGCGGAGGCGTGCGCAGAAGTGAGGCAGCTCGGGCCGCAGTTCATGGCGTGCGCGCCGGTGTTGGTCATCGAGTCGGCGCCGGAGCTGGGCGTCGAGCTGGTGCGCGCCCTCGGCGATCTCGGGCAGCCGATCTTCCTCGCGCGCAGCGCCGACCAGGCCCTGGCGCTCCTCGAAGAGTTCATCCCCGGCGTGGTGGTGGTGGACTTCCGCATGCCCGCGGGACAGGCGCTGCGGCTCCGCACCGCGCTCCAGGCGCGACAGCCCGCGCCGGCCGCCGTGGTGGTGTCGCCGGGCGTCTTCGATCGCCGCGCGCTGCCGGGCGCCACGGTGCTCCCTGACGTGCTCGACGCCGCCGCGCTCCAGGCTGCGGTGCGCGCGCTGCT from Deltaproteobacteria bacterium harbors:
- a CDS encoding response regulator; this encodes MRFVSPRRACARVQASSALHLAEACAEVRQLGPQFMACAPVLVIESAPELGVELVRALGDLGQPIFLARSADQALALLEEFIPGVVVVDFRMPAGQALRLRTALQARQPAPAAVVVSPGVFDRRALPGATVLPDVLDAAALQAAVRALLTSPEPEPPPPPSAPEEPPPRVADPPQGHVLRALHSGPLAPTAVGERLLGAVPRRRVRPVLRELLALGWVERVGRLRWQLTDAGKRELERLPIR